A stretch of the Meles meles chromosome 19, mMelMel3.1 paternal haplotype, whole genome shotgun sequence genome encodes the following:
- the CD177 gene encoding CD177 antigen: MSPALQLAILGTTLMLPRVQALTCQWGTHKSVRNISELPLEWTSDKKLCEDGWGCQDTLILIENGPQVNVVISKGCTPMADQDVLIREHSAGPGLSILSYTHVCREKDYCNGLSTSLPLWALPSTTGPGSLRCPVCLSTEVCESATELMCPAGSTHCYQGTIQLRGGNIFSILRVQGCTAQAGCNLLGGTQKIGPIEMSEDCSPSCEYQPFLTCQRGVTLYSDQNLSQIPRKWNTDHYEYCNVGEVCQETLLLVDVGQKSIIVGSKGCSKGKTQDAPTITIHSGPPGVLVASYAHFCSSNRCNRASNTNVLLKSLPLPAAPAPGNLQCPICVNLFGPCPENPENVMCPSGTTHCYSGYIKIKEGGVYSNLNIRGCVTQASSTLLNHAQKIGVFSVIENSGEEPVTEDNNLILQARAAPVPLLAWVVGLGLSLALWCEIPPC, translated from the exons ATGAGCCCTGCCTTGCAGCTGGCTATCCTGGGCACGACCCTCATGCTGCCCC GAGTGCAGGCCCTGACCTGTCAGTGGGGGACACACAAGTCTGTGAGGAACATATCGGAACTGCCCCTTGAGTGGACGTCTGACAAGAAGTTATGTGAGGATGGCTGGGGTTGCCAGGACACGCTGATCCTCATCGAGAATG GACCCCAAGTGAATGTGGTGATCTCCAAGGGCTGCACCCCAATGGCAGATCAGGATGTCCTCATCAGGGAGCACAGTGCAGGCCCTGGCCTCTCCATCCTCTCTTACACCCATGTGTGCCGGGAGAAAGACTACTGCAACGGCCTGTCCACCAGCCTCCCACTCTGGGCCCTGCCGTCCACCACAG GCCCAGGCTCCCTGCGGTGTCCAGTCTGCTTGTCTACAGAAGTCTGTGAGTCTGCCACAGAGCTGATGTGCCCAGCCGGGAGCACACACTGCTACCAGGGGACAATCCAGCTCAGGGGAG GGAATATCTTCAGCATTCTGAGAGTCCAAGGATGCACGGCCCAAGCAGGCTGCAACCTGCTCGGTGGGACTCAGAAAATCGGGCCCATCGAGATGAGTGAGGACTGCAGCCCTAGCTGTGAGTATCAGC CTTTTCTGACCTGTCAACGGGGTGTCACACTGTACAGCGATCAAAACCTGTCTCAGATACCCCGCAAGTGGAACACAGATCACTACGAGTATTGTAACGTTGGGGAGGTGTGTCAGGAGACCCTTCTGCTCGTTGATGTAG GACAAAAATCAATCATAGTGGGAAGCAAAGGCTGCAGCAAGGGGAAGACGCAGGATGCCCCGACCATCACCATACACTCGGGGCCCCCTGGAGTGCTGGTGGCCTCCTATGCCCATTTCTGCTCCTCCAACAGGTGCAACAGGGCCAGCAATACCAACGTCCTGTTAAAGTCTCTCCCTCTTCCGG ctgctcctgccccaggaaaCTTGCAGTGTCCCATCTGTGTGAATCTCTTTGGACCCTgcccagaaaacccagaaaatgtTATGTGCCCCAGTGGCACCACTCATTGTTACAGTGGTTACATTAAGATCAAGGAAG GTGGGGTATACTCCAACTTGAATATTCGGGGCTGTGTGACCCAAGCTTCCAGCACCTTGTTGAACCATGCACAGAAAATCGGGGTCTTCTCGGTGATTGAGAACTCTGGGGAAGAGCCGGTGACTGAGGATAACAACCTTATTCTCCAAGCTAGAGCAGCCCCTGTGCCCTTACTGGCTTGGGTGGTGGGGCTTGGGCTATCCCTAGCCCTCTGGTGTGAGATACCTCCCTGCTGA